One part of the Dysidea avara chromosome 10, odDysAvar1.4, whole genome shotgun sequence genome encodes these proteins:
- the LOC136269339 gene encoding uncharacterized protein: protein MNMEEIKVVDQPLPAYPDEKPPAYHDVYPSIPTAPPSYDDHTNITSPVTPLPTSSCNSINPPRSGTIVISQPIISRPQQGVTPNQIHNQGSSSEQKDYCGIILIVISIIAMILALPIGIHAVIYSCKAYHTNDKNNYRLVAVIIDASTFIAILLVVIVVSVTVT, encoded by the exons ATGAATATGGAAGAGATAAAGGTTGTCG ATCAACCACTACCAGCTTATCCAGATGAGAAACCTCCTGCTTATCATGATGTGTATCCCAGTATCCCTACTGCACCTCCATCATATGATGATCATACCAACATCACTTCTCCTGTTACACCATTACCAACGTCATCATGTAACAGTATTAATCCACCTCGAAGCGGAACTATAGTAATCTCACAGCCAATTATCTCTAGGCCTCAGCAAGGTGTCACTCCTAACCAG ATTCATAATCAAGGTAGTTCAAGTGAACAGAAAGATTATTGTGGAATAATTTTGATTGTGATATCTATTATTGCCATGATCCTTGCTCTACCTATTGGTATCCATGCTGTCATATATTCTTGCAAG GCTTACCACACAAATGATAAAAATAACTACAGACTTGTTGCTGTTATCATTGATGCATCTACTTTTATTGCTATACTCTTAGTAGTTATTGTAGTTTCAGTAACAGTAACTTaa